In Thermanaeromonas sp. C210, the following proteins share a genomic window:
- the cimA gene encoding citramalate synthase: MTQKVYLYDTTLRDGSQGEGVSLSVEDKLKIAGRLDLFGIDYIEGGWPAANPKDMEFFLRARNRNWHHAKLAAFGRTRKPGGRVEEDENLLAILQSGVQVATIFGKTWDLHVTQALGTSLAENLAMIRETVGFLVAKGLEVVYDAEHFFDGYKANPAYALECLKAAAGAGAAWIVLCDTNGGCLPGEIEEAVKEVSRYINAPLGIHTHNDGELAVANTLAGVVAGCRQVQGTINGLGERCGNANLCSVIPNLELKLGYRCLPPGRLRELTEVSRYVSEVANMVLPNNQPFVGHSAFAHKGGIHVSAVMKDASTYEHIPPEKVGNRRRVLVSELAGVSNLRYFASELGVHLNGRQTSGVVECIKELERQGYQFEGAEASLELLVRKAGGEYREPFQVEYFRIFVEKEADQDAVAEAIIKLRVGDRTIHTASEGNGPVNALDNALRKALEECFPAIRRMRLTDYKVRVLDEKEATSAKVRVLIESRDGESVWNTVGVSTNIIEASWEALLDSMEYALLKQQEEEAGGAVGAAGGTS, encoded by the coding sequence ATGACCCAGAAGGTCTATCTTTACGATACTACCTTGCGGGACGGTAGTCAGGGAGAAGGCGTCAGCCTCTCGGTGGAAGATAAACTGAAGATTGCCGGCCGGCTGGACCTCTTTGGCATCGACTATATCGAAGGGGGATGGCCGGCGGCCAACCCCAAGGATATGGAATTTTTCTTGCGGGCCAGGAACAGGAACTGGCACCACGCCAAACTTGCGGCCTTTGGCCGCACGCGCAAACCTGGTGGCCGAGTAGAAGAGGATGAAAATCTCCTGGCCATCCTGCAGTCCGGCGTCCAGGTGGCCACCATTTTCGGGAAGACCTGGGACCTCCACGTTACCCAGGCCCTGGGCACCAGCCTGGCGGAAAACCTGGCCATGATTCGGGAAACGGTGGGTTTCCTGGTGGCCAAGGGCCTGGAAGTGGTCTACGACGCCGAACACTTTTTTGACGGCTACAAGGCCAACCCCGCTTACGCCCTGGAATGCCTTAAGGCCGCGGCCGGAGCCGGGGCCGCGTGGATCGTCCTCTGCGATACCAACGGCGGTTGCCTGCCGGGCGAAATCGAAGAGGCGGTCAAGGAGGTAAGCCGGTATATCAATGCCCCCCTGGGTATCCATACCCACAACGACGGGGAACTGGCCGTGGCCAATACCCTGGCCGGCGTGGTGGCCGGTTGCCGCCAGGTACAGGGAACTATCAACGGCCTGGGGGAGCGCTGCGGTAACGCCAATTTGTGTTCGGTTATCCCCAACCTGGAGCTGAAACTGGGTTACCGGTGCCTGCCGCCGGGAAGGCTGCGGGAGCTGACCGAGGTGTCGCGCTATGTGAGCGAGGTCGCCAATATGGTCTTGCCCAATAACCAGCCCTTTGTGGGCCACAGTGCCTTCGCCCATAAGGGCGGCATCCACGTAAGTGCAGTCATGAAGGACGCCTCGACTTACGAACATATTCCCCCCGAGAAGGTGGGCAACCGGCGGCGCGTCCTGGTGTCGGAGCTGGCAGGGGTCAGCAACCTCCGCTACTTCGCCTCGGAATTAGGAGTGCATCTAAACGGGCGCCAGACCAGCGGTGTGGTGGAATGCATTAAGGAATTGGAAAGACAGGGTTACCAGTTCGAGGGCGCCGAGGCGTCTCTGGAACTCCTGGTGCGGAAAGCCGGGGGAGAGTACCGGGAACCCTTCCAGGTGGAATATTTCCGCATATTCGTGGAAAAGGAGGCCGACCAGGACGCCGTTGCCGAAGCCATCATAAAACTTCGGGTGGGAGATCGGACTATCCATACGGCTTCGGAAGGCAACGGCCCGGTCAATGCCCTGGACAATGCCCTGCGCAAGGCCCTGGAAGAATGCTTCCCCGCCATCCGCCGTATGCGCCTCACGGACTATAAGGTGCGGGTTCTCGATGAAAAGGAGGCAACCAGCGCCAAAGTGCGGGTGCTCATCGAGTCCCGCGACGGGGAGAGCGTTTGGAATACGGTGGGTGTCTCTACCAATATTATCGAGGCCAGCTGGGAAGCATTACTGGACAGCATGGAGTACGCCCTCTTAAAGCAGCAGGAGGAAGAGGCGGGAGGTGCCGTGGGCGCTGCCGGAGGAACTTCTTAA
- the leuB gene encoding 3-isopropylmalate dehydrogenase: MFKIAVLPGDGIGPEIVPEAVKVLKAVGKKYGVDFDFREGLVGGAAIDATGTALPAETLQLCRESDAVLLGAVGGPRWDNLPPAERPETAALLALRKGLGLYANLRPAYLFPALAEASPLRREIVEGTDLLVVRELTGGLYFGEKKRERTPSGEVAWDTLIYNTEEIERILRLGFELARQRRKKLTSVDKANVLITSRLWRETAERLAREYPDVELTHMYVDNCAMQLVRWPRQFDVLVMENTFGDILSDLSSVLTGSIGMLASASIGGKVALYEPAHGSAPDIAGQKKANPLATILSAALMLRVSFKLEEAAREVEAAVGRVLDKGFRTADIMSEGKTLVNTEEMGTLVRQEVEEG, translated from the coding sequence GTGTTTAAGATTGCGGTGCTCCCCGGCGACGGGATAGGGCCGGAAATCGTCCCGGAAGCGGTAAAGGTCCTGAAGGCCGTGGGGAAAAAGTATGGCGTAGATTTTGATTTCCGCGAGGGGCTGGTGGGCGGCGCCGCCATCGATGCCACCGGAACTGCCTTGCCGGCGGAAACCCTGCAACTGTGCAGGGAAAGTGACGCCGTCCTCCTAGGGGCGGTAGGAGGCCCCCGGTGGGATAACCTACCCCCGGCGGAGCGGCCGGAAACGGCGGCCCTGCTGGCCTTACGTAAAGGACTGGGGTTGTATGCGAACCTGAGACCGGCTTATCTTTTCCCGGCTCTGGCCGAGGCTTCGCCCCTTAGGAGGGAGATTGTAGAGGGCACCGACCTCCTGGTAGTGAGGGAGCTTACCGGCGGGCTTTATTTTGGCGAGAAAAAGAGGGAACGTACTCCCAGCGGAGAGGTTGCGTGGGATACCCTTATTTATAATACGGAAGAGATCGAGCGCATCCTCCGGCTGGGCTTTGAGCTGGCCAGACAGAGGCGTAAGAAATTGACTTCTGTGGACAAGGCCAACGTGCTCATTACTTCTCGCCTTTGGCGGGAGACGGCCGAACGGCTGGCCCGGGAATACCCGGACGTAGAATTAACCCATATGTACGTGGACAACTGCGCCATGCAGCTGGTACGGTGGCCCCGGCAGTTCGACGTCCTGGTTATGGAAAATACCTTTGGTGATATCTTAAGCGACCTGTCCTCAGTGCTGACCGGCTCCATCGGCATGCTGGCCTCGGCGAGCATCGGGGGGAAGGTAGCCCTCTACGAACCGGCCCACGGCTCTGCCCCGGATATTGCAGGGCAAAAGAAGGCCAATCCCCTAGCCACCATCCTTTCTGCCGCCCTCATGTTGCGGGTATCCTTTAAGCTGGAAGAAGCGGCCCGGGAGGTGGAAGCTGCAGTGGGCCGGGTGCTGGATAAGGGCTTCCGGACCGCGGACATTATGAGCGAGGGTAAAACCCTGGTTAATACAGAAGAAATGGGAACCTTAGTACGGCAGGAAGTGGAAGAGGGATAA
- a CDS encoding 3-isopropylmalate dehydratase small subunit, protein MQPIRGICHKFGHDIDTDAIIPARYLNTSDPLELARHCMEDADPGFPGRVKAGDIIVAGKNFGCGSSREHAPIAIKAAGVAAVIASSFARIFYRNAINIGLPIFEAPEAAAGIEGGNEVLIEPDKGLIINLTKNETYRMLPLPSFMQELMDAGGLMAYVARKVKERV, encoded by the coding sequence ATGCAGCCCATACGAGGAATATGCCATAAGTTCGGCCACGATATAGATACCGATGCCATTATACCGGCCCGCTATCTCAATACCAGCGACCCCCTCGAGCTGGCCAGACACTGCATGGAGGATGCCGATCCCGGCTTCCCCGGCCGGGTTAAGGCCGGCGACATCATCGTGGCCGGTAAGAATTTTGGCTGCGGTAGTTCAAGGGAACATGCGCCCATTGCCATTAAGGCGGCAGGCGTAGCCGCCGTTATCGCCTCGTCCTTTGCCCGTATCTTCTACCGCAACGCCATTAACATCGGACTCCCCATCTTCGAGGCGCCGGAGGCAGCCGCCGGGATTGAAGGCGGGAACGAGGTCCTTATTGAGCCGGACAAAGGCTTGATAATCAACCTGACTAAGAACGAGACTTACCGCATGCTTCCCCTTCCGAGCTTCATGCAAGAACTCATGGATGCCGGGGGCCTTATGGCCTATGTAGCCAGGAAGGTGAAGGAGCGTGTTTAA
- the leuC gene encoding 3-isopropylmalate dehydratase large subunit, giving the protein MGMTVTEKILAAHAGMEAVEPGQLINARIDLALGNDITAPLAIKEFRQLGVKRVFDPARVVLVPDHFTPNKDIKSAEQAKVLREFAREQGLEHYYEVGRMGIEHCLLPEEGLVVPGDLVIGADSHTCTYGALGAFATGVGSTDLAAAMATGECWFRVPETILLRYYGKLRPWVGGKDLILYTIGDIGVDGARYMAMEFTGEAIAELSLDGRFTMANMAIEAGAKNGIFPVDEKTEEYLRGRARRPYRLFRSDPDARYAEVREYDVSRIEPQVAFPHLPENTRPISEVGEIPIDQVVIGSCTNGRMEDLRIAATILKGRRVHPEVRLIIIPGTQKIYAQALEEGLIRIFIEAGAAVSTPTCGPCLGGHMGILARGERAVATTNRNFVGRMGHPESEVYLAGPAVAAASAVKGRIAAPEEVR; this is encoded by the coding sequence TTGGGCATGACGGTGACGGAAAAGATCCTGGCCGCCCATGCGGGGATGGAGGCGGTAGAGCCCGGGCAGCTCATTAACGCTCGCATCGACCTGGCCCTGGGCAACGATATTACCGCTCCCCTGGCCATCAAGGAGTTCCGCCAGCTGGGGGTAAAGAGGGTCTTCGACCCGGCGAGGGTAGTGCTGGTACCGGATCATTTTACCCCCAATAAAGACATTAAGTCGGCCGAGCAGGCTAAAGTCCTGCGGGAATTCGCCCGGGAGCAGGGCCTGGAGCACTACTACGAAGTCGGGCGCATGGGGATCGAGCACTGCCTGCTGCCGGAGGAAGGGCTGGTGGTGCCCGGGGATTTGGTCATCGGCGCCGATTCCCACACCTGTACCTATGGAGCCCTGGGGGCCTTCGCCACCGGCGTGGGCTCCACCGATCTGGCCGCGGCCATGGCCACAGGGGAATGCTGGTTTAGGGTGCCGGAAACCATCCTGCTGCGCTATTACGGGAAGCTGCGGCCCTGGGTAGGGGGCAAGGACCTTATCCTCTACACCATCGGCGACATAGGGGTAGACGGTGCCAGATATATGGCCATGGAATTTACGGGGGAGGCCATCGCAGAGCTGTCCCTGGATGGCCGCTTTACCATGGCCAACATGGCCATTGAGGCCGGGGCTAAGAACGGTATCTTTCCCGTGGACGAGAAAACAGAAGAATACCTCCGGGGACGGGCCCGGCGTCCCTACCGCCTTTTCCGGAGCGACCCTGATGCGCGCTATGCCGAGGTGCGGGAATACGATGTAAGCCGCATCGAACCTCAAGTGGCCTTCCCCCACCTCCCGGAGAACACCCGGCCCATCAGCGAAGTAGGGGAAATTCCCATAGATCAGGTGGTAATTGGGTCGTGTACCAACGGCCGCATGGAGGACCTGAGGATTGCGGCCACCATTCTTAAGGGACGCAGGGTACACCCCGAGGTGCGGCTGATCATCATCCCCGGAACGCAAAAGATCTACGCCCAGGCCCTGGAAGAGGGGCTTATTCGCATATTTATCGAAGCCGGAGCGGCCGTTTCCACGCCCACCTGTGGACCCTGCCTCGGCGGTCACATGGGCATCCTGGCCAGGGGTGAGAGGGCGGTGGCCACTACCAACCGCAATTTTGTCGGCCGCATGGGCCATCCGGAGAGCGAAGTGTATCTTGCCGGACCGGCGGTGGCGGCTGCCAGCGCCGTTAAGGGCCGTATTGCGGCGCCTGAGGAGGTTCGGTAA
- a CDS encoding 2-isopropylmalate synthase, translating into METTTRRIYIFDTTLRDGEQSPGVSLNVQEKLEIARQLARLKVDVIEAGFPIASRGDFEAVKAVAQEIEGPAIAALARVNERDIDRAWEAVKHAARPRLHVFIATSDIHMKHKLRMSREEVLEAIRRGVAYAKEHCPDVEFSPEDASRSDLEFLCLALQTAIEAGATVINIPDTVGYATPPEFGRLIAQIRQRVPNIEQAIISVHCHNDLGMAVANSLAAIENGADQVECTVNGIGERAGNTALEELVMALFTRRDYYGCRTGVVTEEIYRTSRLVSSLTGMPVQYNKAVVGKNAFAHESGIHQDGVLKERTTYEIMNPAMIGLVQSNIVLGKHSGRHALRSRLAELGYTLTEAELDKAFQRFKELADRKKEISDRDLEAIVEHEVRRIPEKYILDYLHISSGTRVVPTATVGLKVDGRVLEEAACGEGPVDAAFKAIDKITRIPVCLKSYSLNAVTGGKDAVGEVTVKVEYQGRIFIGRGISTDVLEASARAYINAVNKLVYEIGEENLQYLSEATNGGR; encoded by the coding sequence ATGGAAACAACAACCCGACGCATTTATATCTTCGATACTACCCTTCGGGACGGGGAGCAGTCCCCCGGCGTGAGCCTCAATGTGCAGGAAAAGCTGGAAATCGCCCGGCAACTGGCCCGGTTAAAGGTGGATGTTATCGAAGCCGGTTTCCCCATTGCCTCCCGGGGGGACTTCGAGGCGGTGAAGGCCGTTGCCCAGGAGATAGAGGGGCCCGCCATTGCCGCCCTGGCCCGCGTTAACGAGCGGGACATCGACCGGGCCTGGGAGGCGGTGAAGCACGCCGCACGGCCCCGCCTCCACGTCTTTATTGCTACTTCTGATATCCATATGAAGCATAAGCTCCGCATGAGCCGGGAGGAAGTCCTGGAGGCCATCCGGCGGGGGGTGGCTTACGCCAAGGAGCACTGCCCGGACGTAGAATTCTCTCCGGAGGATGCTTCGCGGAGCGACCTGGAGTTCTTGTGCCTGGCCCTGCAGACGGCTATTGAAGCCGGGGCCACGGTGATCAATATTCCCGATACCGTGGGCTATGCTACCCCCCCGGAGTTCGGTCGGCTTATAGCCCAAATACGCCAAAGGGTGCCTAATATCGAACAGGCCATCATCAGCGTCCACTGCCATAACGACCTGGGGATGGCAGTAGCCAATTCCCTGGCGGCCATAGAAAACGGCGCCGACCAGGTAGAGTGCACTGTTAACGGCATCGGCGAGCGGGCGGGCAACACGGCCCTGGAGGAATTGGTCATGGCTCTCTTTACCCGCCGCGATTACTACGGGTGCCGTACTGGGGTGGTAACGGAAGAGATCTATCGCACCAGCCGCCTGGTCAGCAGCCTGACGGGCATGCCCGTGCAGTACAATAAGGCCGTGGTGGGCAAGAACGCCTTTGCCCACGAGTCGGGGATCCACCAGGACGGCGTGTTAAAGGAGCGGACTACTTATGAGATCATGAACCCGGCCATGATCGGCCTGGTCCAGAGCAACATCGTACTGGGCAAACATTCCGGGCGTCACGCCCTCCGCAGCCGCCTGGCAGAACTAGGCTATACCCTGACGGAAGCCGAGCTGGATAAGGCCTTCCAGCGCTTCAAAGAGCTGGCCGACCGCAAGAAGGAAATTTCGGACCGGGACCTGGAGGCCATTGTAGAACACGAGGTACGCCGGATACCGGAAAAGTATATCCTGGACTACCTGCATATATCCTCCGGTACGCGGGTAGTGCCCACGGCCACCGTCGGGTTGAAGGTGGACGGAAGGGTCCTGGAGGAAGCGGCCTGCGGGGAAGGCCCGGTGGACGCAGCCTTCAAGGCCATCGATAAAATTACCCGCATCCCCGTGTGCTTGAAATCCTATTCCTTAAATGCCGTTACCGGCGGCAAGGATGCGGTAGGAGAAGTAACGGTGAAGGTGGAATACCAGGGAAGGATCTTCATCGGACGCGGCATCAGCACGGACGTCCTGGAGGCCAGCGCCCGGGCCTATATAAATGCCGTGAATAAGCTGGTGTATGAAATAGGGGAAGAGAACCTGCAGTACCTTTCCGAGGCCACTAACGGAGGGAGGTAA
- the ilvB gene encoding biosynthetic-type acetolactate synthase large subunit, which yields MRRTGAQAVIEALLEEEVDLVFGYPGGAVLPLYHALADSPIKHVLVRHEQNAVHAASGYARTSGRVGVCFATSGPGATNLVTGIATAYMDSVAVVIFTGQVPTSMVGTDAFQEVDVTGITMPITKHNYLVKDVAELPRIVKEAFHIARTGRPGPVLIDLPRDVAQAPCEAPIPDKVDIRGYKPTYKGHAGQIRALAKMLSEAERPLIFVGGGVVASGAEELLLRLAETLQAPVATTLAGLGAFPEDHPLSLGMVGLHGKPYANHAFMECDVLFGLGVRFDDRVTGALDKFAPQAKIAHVDIDPAEIGKNVRVDLPLVGDARTVLEDLLPLVQPGKRGAWLKRLQELREEYPLTYGRGGDVRPQWVIQRLGEMTRGKAIITTDVGQHQMWAALFYGFTKPRTFISSCGLGTMGYGFPAAIGAQLARPDTMVWVITGDGSFQMSMAELGTAVEQNLPIKILLFNNQSLAMVRQLQHFYYEGKYTAVRFSGNPDFVGLARCYGAEGLRITKQEEVIPVLQEAMQNGRLTLIECLISEEEMVYPMVPAGAGLNEMILPED from the coding sequence TTGAGGCGAACGGGTGCCCAGGCGGTCATCGAAGCTTTATTAGAAGAAGAAGTAGACCTTGTCTTCGGCTACCCCGGAGGCGCAGTGCTGCCTTTGTACCATGCCCTGGCCGACAGCCCTATTAAACACGTCCTGGTGCGCCACGAGCAAAATGCCGTACATGCGGCCAGCGGTTATGCCCGGACCAGCGGCAGGGTAGGGGTATGTTTCGCCACCTCGGGGCCCGGGGCCACCAATCTGGTGACGGGCATCGCTACGGCGTACATGGATTCGGTGGCCGTGGTAATTTTTACCGGCCAGGTACCTACCTCCATGGTGGGGACCGATGCCTTCCAGGAAGTGGACGTTACGGGGATTACCATGCCCATCACCAAGCACAACTACCTGGTAAAAGATGTGGCGGAGCTCCCCCGCATAGTTAAAGAGGCCTTTCATATCGCCCGTACGGGCCGGCCGGGGCCGGTGCTGATCGATCTCCCGCGGGATGTGGCCCAGGCGCCTTGCGAGGCCCCCATCCCGGATAAGGTGGACATCCGGGGCTACAAGCCCACCTACAAAGGGCATGCCGGGCAGATAAGGGCCTTGGCCAAGATGCTATCGGAAGCCGAGCGGCCGTTAATCTTCGTGGGAGGGGGAGTGGTGGCTTCGGGGGCCGAAGAACTCTTGCTCCGGCTGGCGGAAACCCTGCAGGCGCCGGTGGCCACCACCCTTGCCGGCTTAGGAGCCTTCCCGGAGGATCATCCCCTGTCCTTGGGCATGGTGGGCCTGCACGGTAAACCTTACGCCAACCACGCCTTTATGGAGTGCGACGTCCTTTTCGGCCTCGGGGTGCGTTTTGACGATCGGGTGACCGGTGCCCTGGACAAATTCGCTCCCCAGGCCAAGATAGCCCATGTGGATATCGACCCCGCAGAAATCGGCAAGAACGTCCGCGTGGACTTACCCCTGGTGGGGGATGCCCGAACCGTCCTGGAGGACCTCTTGCCCCTGGTGCAGCCAGGCAAGCGGGGGGCCTGGTTAAAGCGCCTGCAGGAGCTACGGGAGGAATACCCCTTAACATACGGCCGCGGGGGAGATGTGCGTCCCCAGTGGGTTATACAGCGATTAGGGGAGATGACCCGGGGCAAGGCCATCATCACCACCGATGTGGGCCAGCACCAGATGTGGGCCGCCCTCTTTTACGGCTTTACCAAGCCGCGTACCTTCATTTCGTCCTGCGGCCTGGGGACCATGGGCTATGGCTTCCCGGCGGCCATAGGGGCCCAACTGGCCCGGCCGGACACTATGGTGTGGGTCATCACCGGCGATGGGAGTTTCCAGATGAGCATGGCTGAACTGGGCACTGCGGTAGAGCAGAACCTGCCCATTAAGATCCTGCTTTTCAACAACCAAAGCCTGGCCATGGTGCGCCAGCTGCAGCACTTCTACTACGAGGGCAAGTATACCGCAGTTCGCTTCAGCGGCAACCCCGACTTTGTTGGCCTGGCCCGCTGCTACGGCGCAGAAGGTCTGAGAATAACCAAACAGGAAGAAGTTATTCCGGTTCTGCAGGAAGCCATGCAGAACGGGCGCCTCACCCTCATAGAATGTCTTATAAGCGAAGAAGAAATGGTGTATCCCATGGTGCCGGCAGGGGCGGGATTAAACGAAATGATTTTGCCGGAGGATTAG
- the ilvN gene encoding acetolactate synthase small subunit — protein MKHTLAVLVENKPGVLTRVAGLFARRGYNIESLAVGPTENPAISRMTIVVEGDDHTIEQVCKQLHKLIDVIKLSDITQDPHVGRELILIKVNAEPHVRGEIMQIVEVFRARIVDIARDSLIVEATGDEDKINAIEAALRPFGIRELARTGKIALVRGSRGKVLEADLGEQENVSQTG, from the coding sequence ATGAAGCACACCTTAGCCGTTCTGGTGGAAAATAAGCCGGGGGTGTTGACCAGAGTGGCGGGCCTCTTTGCCCGCCGCGGGTATAATATCGAGAGCCTGGCCGTCGGCCCCACGGAGAACCCCGCCATCTCGCGGATGACCATTGTGGTGGAGGGCGACGACCATACCATAGAGCAGGTGTGCAAGCAGCTCCATAAGCTCATCGATGTCATCAAGTTGAGCGACATCACCCAGGATCCCCATGTGGGCCGGGAGCTCATCCTGATCAAGGTAAATGCCGAGCCCCACGTGCGGGGAGAAATCATGCAGATTGTGGAGGTTTTCCGGGCCAGGATCGTGGATATCGCGCGGGATTCCCTGATTGTTGAGGCCACGGGCGACGAGGACAAGATCAACGCCATCGAGGCCGCCCTGCGGCCCTTCGGTATCCGGGAATTGGCCCGGACGGGCAAGATCGCCCTGGTGAGGGGATCCAGGGGCAAGGTCCTGGAGGCCGATCTGGGCGAGCAGGAAAACGTCAGCCAGACGGGTTAA
- the ilvB gene encoding biosynthetic-type acetolactate synthase large subunit, which translates to MAVGDCGAKSKLTGSQIIIKALQEEGVDTVFGYPGGAVLPLYDELYRSNIRHILTRHEQGAVHAADGYARVSGKPGVCIATSGPGATNLITGITNAFMDSVPLVVLTGQVGVGMIGRDSFQEADITGITMPITKHNFLVRDVRELAGVMHEAFYIATTGRPGPVVVDIPKDVTTQTTVVDKYPPPLNLRGYRVCREPHPLQILQAARAIARAERPLLFAGGGVITSGAHEELKILAEKQDIPVIITMMGKGAFPEDHPLFVGMVGMHGTVAANYAVGECDLLIGIGVRFDDRVTGRLDKFAPKARIIHIDIDAAEIGKNVPAHIPIVGDARLALKALVDNLPRPALRPEWRNRIRAWQEEHPLQYDRDCGLKPQLVIEELHRLTGGEAIVSTDVGQHQMWAVQYYRVKRPRSFISSGGLGAMGFGVPAAMGAQLARPEATVIAITGDGSFQMNSQELATISFYRLPVKIILLDNGYLGMVRQWQEFFFDGRYSYSDLAAGNPDFVKLAGAYGIPALRVTEASQLTGALERALEHEGPFLVDVKVDREENVLPMVPPGAHLREMIVGG; encoded by the coding sequence ATGGCAGTTGGGGATTGCGGTGCGAAAAGCAAACTGACGGGTTCCCAGATTATCATCAAGGCCTTGCAAGAGGAAGGCGTGGATACTGTATTCGGGTATCCCGGAGGAGCAGTACTGCCCCTGTATGACGAACTCTATAGGTCTAATATCCGCCATATCTTAACCCGCCATGAACAGGGCGCCGTCCACGCGGCAGACGGGTATGCCCGGGTTAGCGGAAAGCCCGGGGTCTGCATTGCCACTTCCGGACCGGGTGCCACCAACCTCATCACCGGGATTACCAATGCCTTCATGGATTCTGTTCCCCTTGTGGTCCTTACCGGCCAGGTGGGCGTGGGGATGATCGGGCGCGATTCCTTCCAGGAGGCCGACATCACCGGCATAACTATGCCCATTACTAAGCATAATTTCCTGGTCAGGGATGTAAGGGAACTGGCCGGGGTCATGCATGAAGCCTTTTATATAGCTACCACCGGCCGGCCGGGACCGGTGGTTGTAGATATACCCAAGGATGTTACCACCCAGACTACTGTAGTGGATAAGTATCCACCCCCCTTAAATCTCCGGGGCTACAGGGTTTGTCGCGAACCCCACCCCCTGCAGATCCTCCAGGCGGCCCGGGCCATTGCCCGGGCGGAGCGGCCCCTCCTCTTCGCCGGGGGCGGGGTGATTACTTCCGGCGCCCATGAAGAATTAAAAATCCTGGCCGAAAAGCAGGATATCCCGGTTATCATCACCATGATGGGCAAGGGGGCTTTCCCCGAAGACCATCCCCTTTTCGTGGGCATGGTGGGCATGCACGGTACCGTGGCCGCTAATTATGCGGTGGGCGAATGTGACCTCTTAATCGGTATCGGTGTGCGCTTCGATGACCGGGTCACCGGAAGATTGGATAAATTTGCCCCCAAGGCCAGGATAATTCATATAGACATCGATGCTGCGGAGATCGGCAAGAACGTTCCCGCTCATATTCCCATTGTGGGCGATGCCCGTCTGGCCCTCAAGGCCCTGGTGGATAACTTGCCCCGGCCTGCCCTTCGCCCCGAATGGAGGAACCGGATCAGGGCGTGGCAGGAGGAACACCCTTTACAATACGACCGGGACTGCGGCCTAAAACCCCAGTTGGTTATTGAAGAGCTTCACCGCCTTACCGGGGGCGAGGCCATCGTGAGCACGGATGTAGGGCAGCACCAGATGTGGGCGGTCCAGTATTACCGGGTAAAACGGCCGCGCAGCTTCATTTCGTCCGGCGGCCTGGGGGCCATGGGGTTCGGCGTGCCGGCGGCCATGGGAGCCCAGCTGGCCCGGCCGGAGGCTACGGTAATAGCCATTACCGGTGACGGTAGCTTCCAGATGAACTCCCAGGAGCTGGCTACCATAAGCTTTTACCGGCTACCGGTAAAGATCATACTACTGGATAACGGTTACCTGGGCATGGTACGCCAGTGGCAGGAGTTTTTCTTCGACGGGCGTTATTCTTATTCCGACTTGGCGGCGGGCAACCCCGATTTCGTTAAGCTGGCCGGGGCTTACGGGATCCCGGCCCTGCGGGTAACCGAGGCTTCCCAGCTGACCGGGGCTCTGGAAAGGGCTCTGGAGCACGAAGGGCCCTTCCTGGTGGATGTAAAGGTAGACCGGGAGGAGAACGTCCTTCCCATGGTGCCGCCGGGTGCCCATCTCCGGGAAATGATTGTAGGGGGGTAG